A genome region from Panicum virgatum strain AP13 chromosome 4K, P.virgatum_v5, whole genome shotgun sequence includes the following:
- the LOC120703737 gene encoding beta-galactosidase 9-like, producing MPGGAALLLAPLLAALAAAAVGPSPANAAVSYDHRAVVINGQRRVLISGSIHYPRSAPEMWPDLLQKAKDGGLDVVQTYVFWNGHEPVQGQFYFGDRYDLVRFVKLAHQAGLYVHLRIGPYVCAEWNFGGFPVWLKYVPGISFRTDNGPFKAAMQAFVEKVVSMMKAEGLFEWQGGPVILAQVENEYGPMEPSMGAGAKPYAAWAARMAVATGAGVPWVMCKQDDAPDPVINTCNGFYCDYFSPNSNSKPTMWTEAWSGWFTAFGKPVPHRPVEDLAFAVARFIQKGGSFVNYYMYHGGTNFDRTSGGPFIATSYDYDAPIDEYGLLRQPKWGHLKDLHAAIKQAEPALVAGDPTVQSLGNYEKAYVFKSSGGACAAFLSNYKTDAAATVAFNGRRYELPAWSISVLPDCKTAVFNTATVRAPSAPARMSPAAAGLAWRSYGEATNALDSRAFTKDGLVEQLGMTWDKSDYLWYTTYVNIDSNEQFLKSGKWPQLTIYSAGHALQVFVNGQSYGAAYGGYDSPKLTYSGYVKMWQGSNKISILSAAVGLPNQGTHYETWNVGVLGPVTLSGLNEGKRDLSGQKWTYQIGLHGESLGIYSAAGSSSVAWGGAAGSQPLTWHKAYFDAPAGGAPVALDLGSMGKGQAWVNGRHVGRYWSYRATGGGCGGCGYAGTYSETKCQSGCGEVSQRYYHVPRAWLSPGGGNLLVLLEEFGGDLAGVTVVTRTT from the exons ATGCCTGGCggcgccgcgctcctcctcgccccGCTGCTGGCGGCgttggcggccgccgccgtcggcccgtCCCCGGCCAATGCCGCGGTGTCGTACGACCACCGTGCCGTGGTCATCAACGGCCAGCGCCGCGTCCTCATCTCGGGCTCCATCCACTACCCGCGCAGCGCGCCGGAGATGTGGCCGGACCTGCTGCAGAAGGCCAAGGACGGCGGCCTCGACGTGGTGCAGACGTACGTGTTCTGGAACGGGCACGAGCCCGTTCAGGGGCAGTTCTACTTCGGCGACCGCTACGACCTCGTCCGCTTCGTCAAGCTCGCCCACCAGGCCGGCCTCTACGTCCACCTCCGCATCGGCCCCTACGTCTGCGCGGAGTGGAACTTCGG gggGTTCCCGGTGTGGCTCAAGTACGTGCCGGGGATCAGCTTCCGGACGGACAACGGGCCGTTCAAGGCGGCGATGCAGGCGTTCGTGGAGAAGGTGGTGTCGATGATGAAGGCGGAGGGGCTGTTCGAGTGGCAGGGCGGGCCCGTCATCCTGGCGCAGGTGGAGAACGAGTACGGGCCCATGGAGCCCTCCATGGGCGCCGGCGCCAAGCCCTACGCCGCCTGGGCCGCCAGGATGGCCGtcgccaccggcgccggcgtgccCTGGGTCATGTGCAAGCAGGACGACGCCCCCGACCCCGTC ATCAACACCTGCAACGGGTTCTACTGCGActacttcagccccaactccaacAGCAAGCCCACCATGTGGACGGAGGCCTGGAGCGGCTGGTTCACGGCGTTCGGCAAGCCGGTGCCGCACCGCCCCGTGGAGGACCTCGCCTTCGCCGTCGCCAGGTTCATCCAGAAGGGCGGATCCTTCGTCAACTACTACATG TACCATGGCGGCACCAACTTCGACCGGACCTCTGGCGGGCCGTTCATCGCCACCAGCTACGACTACGATGCGCCCATCGATGAATACG GTTTGCTGAGGCAGCCGAAATGGGGACACCTGAAGGACCTGCACGCGGCCATCAAGCAGGCCGAGccggcgctcgtcgccggcgacccgaCGGTCCAGTCCCTCGGCAACTACGAGAAG GCGTACGTGTTCAagtcgagcggcggcgcgtgcgcggcgtTCCTGTCCAACTACAAGaccgacgcggcggcgacggtggcgttCAACGGGCGGCGCTACGAGCTGCCGGCGTGGTCCATCAGCGTGCTGCCGGACTGCAAGACCGCCGTGTTCAACACCGCGACGGTGCGGgcgccgtcggcgccggcgcggatgagccccgccgccgccggcctcgcgtGGCGGTCCTACGGCGAGGCCACCAACGCGCTGGACAGCCGCGCCTTCACCAAGGACGGCCTCGTCGAGCAGCTCGGCATGACGTGGGACAAGTCCGACTACCTGTGGTACACCACCTA CGTCAACATCGACTCGAACGAGCAGTTCTTGAAGTCGGGGAAGTGGCCGCAGCTGACCATCTACTCCGCTGGCCACGCTCTGCAGGTGTTCGTCAACGGGCAGTCATACG GCGCAGCGTATGGCGGCTACGACAGCCCGAAGCTGACGTACAGCGGGTACGTGAAGATGTGGCAGGGCAGCAACAAGATCTCTATCCtcagcgccgccgtcggcctccCG AACCAGGGCACCCACTACGAGACCTGGAACGTCGGCGTGCTCGGGCCGGTGACGCTCTCCGGCCTGAACGAGGGCAAGCGGGACCTCAGCGGCCAGAAATGGACGTACCAGATCGGCCTCCACGGCGAGTCGCTGGGCATCTACTCCGCGGCCGGGAGCTCCTCCGTCGCgtggggcggcgccgccgggagccAGCCCCTGACATGGCACAAGGCCTACTTCgacgcgccggcgggcggcgcgccggtGGCGCTGGACCTGGGCAGCATGGGCAAGGGCCAGGCGTGGGTGAACGGCCGGCACGTCGGCCGGTACTGGTCGTACAGGGCGACcggcggcgggtgcggcggctgcggctacgCCGGCACGTACAGCGAGACCAAGTGCCAGAGCGGCTGCGGCGAGGTCTCCCAGCGGTACTACCACGTCCCGCGGGCGTGGCTCagccccggcggcggcaaccTGCTCGTGCTGCTCGAGGAGTtcggcggcgacctcgccggcgtcaCGGTGGTGACGAGGACGACGTGA